The stretch of DNA GAGTATAGAATGTTGCTAAAGATGGTTCATATTTTACCTATATGGATGAATTTGTGAGGCTGCTTTAATATTAGTTTTAATTGTACTTGGAGCTTTACTCATTTGTCCCactagaaataaataaaatatattcattaCTACtgcaaatatatatttttgtggTAAGATATTGTAAAATCTTACTGGATGAATTTCCCATAGTTCCTTGTCCTGAACTTTGTTGGTTTCCGGGCCTACCTACCATCATTCCACTCGACACAGAATTTACACCAGACTGAACCATTGGAACCGAATCAGACTGTAAAAAgtaaaatgcaaaatatattacaataaCGTTATGtttgtgtatgtatgtacttaCATAAACACACACAATACCGAGCATGAAAGCTCTTATTACCTGCATGCGTAGATGGTGCGTGTCactttatgtaaaataaaactacatatttgtaaattttaagcTAAACTGAGTGTAACATATATTCGGAAAAgcctttgaaattttttaatcttttgatttgaattttgaaattttgaaattcagaTACTTAAACATTTAAGGCGATGCAAGCGttgaaaactttaccgacaaaACTCAGAAAAATCCCCAGATACGAGTTCTCAATTTACGTCGTCCCTAATGAACAGATTGCAAAGAAACTCTCTCCATTCAAATCTTGCTCTATCCAGTgtagaaatattagaaatcACATAATACACTAAATGTGTAAAGGAagtgtaaaaattgaaagtatttctcattttatCGTACAAAATATGTCAAAAATAtcgattttgatttttttaaatacggTACACCCTACCAAAAAATCTGATGAAAATTGAAGATAATGGTTTTACTAATATAAGCAATTGAATCGTGCATTACCGGAtaaaatcggctcaagggcacttttgaccatttTATCCTCCTATGccctttgaaaaatttgaatgcaAAAAATTTGTCTACATGATCATTTACCTTTAAACTTTTACCAACGCCCACAGCTGCTACAAGAGCATGAGTATCCGCAGTACTACTAGTTTGTGCTTGTGCGGCTCTAGATCCAGATTCACTTTCCCATTCTTCTCTTGCTTTATTTGCTATATCCCATACATGACTAATAACCTTTGTGTATTGTGTCACTTGTTTCTGAAAATTATAAAGTGCATACACGTTTTAGAAATCAAGGCATTTAGCGTTCCACTCGCTAAATGGACCGATTATACATTTTACTTTCTATAACATTTTAAACTATTAgaggaaaattatatttaataaattgtaaCTAAAAGTTTGTTGTTATATACACATGCACttgtgtaataaaatattgccTTTTTAAGGAGCAAGATTactatttttcaataacttattaaaattaattctcaGCAACTCATTCTCATAGGCAAAGGTTGTTCACAAGAAGCTTTAAAGCTGTGGTCAAATAGATGAAACGTTAGGTCCGGCAGTTGACACTGACCCCATGGAGCTGTAAGCTCTTTTAGAGTAATCGAGGTGCTTCTTCCAAACATAAAGTAATGACAGGTCTGCAGCTTTGGGGGTGAAGAATGGACAATTCTACGGCCCATTACTAGATGGGATCTCTCCCTGGCTGTAGTCATTAGGGAGATGCTCCATTCGTATACAGACCCTTTGTATCTTTGTCAAAAATTAACGTACCATTTTAGGCATGAAATATTGTTCCAAAACATTGTATGATTTACAATTGTATTTCAACTATATTAGGACTGTATCAAAATATGAGTGTTTACCGATTACATCCTTCTTCAACGGGCAAGAAACGAACCTTAATTCGTACCACTTAAAAAGATAATACTTTATATGTAATTGGTTTATGTAACCGTTTATTATCTTTGTATATAAATATCAAACACagaaagttaattaaaatttgtaaatcaATCATTCAAAACGCAGCAACTACTTCCTCTAAGAgtcaaatattaattgaaaaataaggCATTATAAAACACTAATTATATAgcattgaaaagaaattttttaaataattaaaaatttataataacactgatgttattataaaataaaaatacctgTTTTGTAAATCTAAGGCTGCAAACATAAAGTATATTCTTATGAAATATTCTTAAAGTATCAATTCCATGTATACTTGTAACtatttcttttgatttcaGTCCAAAGCGAATGGAACTAACAAAACTTGAAAGCTAGCCGATAGTAGCTTACATTGCAGTCCTAGTTGTTGTTTAGTTAGCacattaaaaaagaaataaaatactttgagTTATCCTTAAGCTTCTacgataaaaaataatacaaagatacaattttatctgtattttcaaatattcttcAAAATCAATGTAAATAGTTTATAAATGTTGAATTACGTTATCTTAAGAAGtgaaatttatgtaaatatttcataaaaaattttgataagaatattgaatgtaaataaaaatgcTTTTTCTTACGTGTGAAGTTTcgtaatttagatttgcagcTTTTGCTTCAAGCTGCATCATCTTTTGTTCAGCTTGAGGCTCTACTTTGGTTCGTAGATAATCTGGTACTAAATCATGAGCAAATGTAGAAATTCTATTTTCAGTTAAACGAAGTAGATCTTCATCTTTTTCTGGACTTAATCGTAATGGTAAAACTGTCAGATTTCTTAAGTTTGGTGCTTTATCATGTCCAAGGATTTTTGAAAGACTAGTTAACTATAAAAAATGTTGTTTTAAACGACATTACTTATTTTAATGCGAGtaaactttttttaaatatttattttacttcatttttaattcaatttaaaaaaaatataaaaccaGTATTAATCAGTACCTTTGATATAACAAATAGTACTTGTCTACAACAATAATTTATCTACAATATCTACAAcaatattttaacattattcaatatttaaggaagaataattaagaaaaaaattattattacatgTACTATGTCATATGTTACTTACATGGCCTGAAATAAGTGCAAAATTATCAAGGAAGTTAGGCCAATTTAAAGTTTCATACTCATGTTCCAATTTGTAAATCATTGCAGCAATGGCTGTTTTTAAgtcatttactttcataataatAGCTTCCAGAGCTGAATCCAGttgtttttcttctctttgcatTTTAAACTACATAAAagtattaatgaaaatatatttaattgcTAAGTTATATCAAgttatatatacatgtatttaACCCTTATATGGATAGTCTGTTTAAATAACACAAACATATAAGGAAATCCGTTtccatatataaatattaatgtatACTTTTGATAAagtgtatattttgtatatattttgcTTCTaggataaatttttaaatatactccaaactttttgaaaatttatttattgaattatattcaggattaaattcattaaagTAACAATTCTAATTATTTCCTGAATATTTGAAACAAGTTTTGTTTATTGTACAATGTTCACAGCTAAtgcattttttataatattatgttCTTACAATTTTTGAAGTGACATTTCTTTTTAGGAGAATACTCATTGACAAAATCTTATCATTGTAATATTTGTCTTTAATTAGTTTATAATGTTTTCTTTACTACATATATAAAGTTACATGATCATCTGCCACAGTAACAAGAAACACATCTTTCATTgtgtttttgaaaattctatttaaaattcaatttcatccaAACAACATATATTGCTATACCAGATATGTTCAATGTATTTGCAGACACGTTTGGTCAAAACTATCAATTTTCCCTTTCCATTTCTTGTAGTTCAATGCTATTTCTGGTTTATTCTTTCTGTTATTAATGTCTTTTAAGAGAAAATTGTGGATTTCTCAAGGactgtttaaaatattctacaaAATTAAGTATGCGAATTCAACGAATAAATTTTAACCAGATAAGggtattaacaataaattcataataaacatatttttcatatgAAATGAAATACTTACTATTTTATGtcaaatataacaataataatacaaaCTATGCACTTATTAACAGTTATATTTagttgttaattaaattttatttctttttatgagaacgtaattattttaaaaatatgtaacaaCTACTTTTAATATAGGTAAGGTTACTGCAATGACTACAGATACAAGAAAACTGGACATTAGTGATGGGTGATACAGTATCGATATTTGGaatatcgatatttttcaGTTCAAATGTTGATATTTTATATCGATATTTAACATGACCATATATTGCAGTATCGATACTTAATAtgtgaatattgaaatttcgatACAATATACAATACACAGTAAGGACAAAAttagatagaaaaatattttgtagtaATAAGTTTCACTTATACGcttatttatatgtatatatagaaTGTATGCAATATTGATCTCAATGTATAGTAATGCATAAGTTAATAAAGTTATGTAAACGTAAATTAGATATAAGCTGTTAACAGAAGATCTGTATATAGATTTTAAATAATGCACGTAATGGATGCACgttcaaaaaaataaaaatattaaatataataatatgtttatcatatataaaacaaatatttgaataaatagtctatttttttaaccgacttcgaaaaggaggaggttactcaattcgatcagtacaCATATATACTGTAACGTGGTGTCAGGTGtgccccccgttacaatcgctgcgcttctcttACTTCCCGCTCCAATATCAAAACGACCaataacccttccctcacctaACCCCCtttttaaaaatctccctagacctagtgagctgccacagccgactctagtactagccatgctgaacaacgtggcaacaccgttcacgtgacaatcgggagtcctattttcaaaaacagagtcctgtgctcggaattgtaattaacgtcttttttaattaaaagctgtagtaatatactctgttttgtattaattatgtataaacaatatataaacgttgcaactatggcaaaTAGAAatgatgtggtagtataaaattgttataaatgtgatatatattttgtgtactctcgaagtagtttggtgttgtgaagcataatatttgaaatatttacagtggtttcaagaaaatttagatatgaagcaaaatgaaaccatccatggatcaaattgaaacatttaagaattgataaacgtgtatataaattaataaaaaccttgaaacaagtgaaattattggaacgaaaccaaagaggttatgtgaagtccagagagtagccgagagtctgacgacgttgattggctgggagtctgggagtccgggagacagatagagtagggtagatgttgatgtattcagaccggactcccgcggtgttgccatttttatttcagcacggctagtactagagtcggctgtgctCGCGCAGTTTACTAGATCTGGGGACATTTTTAGTGATGTGTGTGATttccctctacagcttgcttcttactttacgatcatataattttttcttcgaAAAATTATAGGAATTTCTTTGTATCGTATATCTTTACCATGTCATAATCacttatcagttatcgtacgtcatatatttctgtccaccatttatatgatcgcaaagtaagaagcaagctgtagagaggaatcacacgttattaaaaatctccctagacctagtgagctacGCGAATGAAGTATGGTGTGTTGCGAACCTcgcttgtatgtatgtgtgtgatatcatgtgaatttagccgcaagcttgtaatcactagcgctgaatgaaatgtaatatggcgacaatgccataagagtatgactgcagcatgtctgcattatgttatatcaatgctcataaattaggagccaaaattcaaaggaatgtacaaacaatagataagatattgtaaaactctcaacacgggtgatcgtgctgggagagagttggaaatccggagaaataagactatcacacttgaaatttctaaagagctaatttattgcgggctgtatctaattcgttactcgtaacaaaaatcatgttggttcttgaaactgtcgaagtctcttcgacatcctgtttatttacagagggtcgtaaattctcttaagggttgccttggctcgctagcgcgagaccttttgttatcttacgttttctctggatcccacgctttctcttaaCACGTGTGCACGGAATCGTTCtcgagtcttggcggagcgcctccacttccacgcgcctgagggtggaccacagccaggagaaggggcctacgcgagacggggtggactcctccatcattggacgagggatgatcctgagggaggatccaggatccacGAAGGAAGGGGCATCGACGGACAACGCGCGAAGATCTCCTCCGCCAAGCGTAGAACGGGCAGAATGATTTTGTCAGTCAAAATAGACAGATCTTTCTCACGTGCAATCATAGAGCATTTAAAGCCGAAGTTTTTAAGTCAATTAATAAACAGTCAAATTCCAAATGGTAAACAACTGTGAACGATAgtttattttgtttcatttccGCGCCTTGCTAGCGGAGCGCCTCCGCGCTCCACGAATCACTTTACCTGCACCTAAATCCCCGAAAATCCCTATATACCGCAAACGGACACGCAACAATGGTCTCTTGTGAAATGCAGTGTCCGTGGTCAGGAGAAGCGTTTTCGTTAACGTTTAAGAAACGTTAAAACGTTTcagcgcacatgtgctacgagaaagcgtgggacccaaagaaaataggaaacgacaagaccttgtacttgccaaAAGACAATTCTTGcggaaatttacgaccctcttagaGCGCATGAATATACAGGATACCTGAAAAGACTTCGTAGCTTTTAAGgacttggtcgaaaacaacgaattggatatggtctatcataaattagtCTTTTAGGAATCTTCGAAGTGAAACTATTCCATTCTCTGGGTTTCCGGCGttctctcagctcgatcacccaCGTCAAGGGGTTTACAATTCAGTACAATTCATATATAAACGCACAGATGGTTTAAATTTCGCTCTTAATTTACAACCATCGATACAAAGGTCCTCGACAAATAttcgagacatatcgatacAACAGATcatcgataaatattcccatgGCATGGTCGCCATACTACTCTAGCCATGTTCACGTGATAACATTTCAAATTACAGCAGTATACTGTTGCGCGATTCTTCGTGATTCTAGGGATTTTAAGATCCAAGGAACGTGGGTAAGCCGCCCGTGGAGCGCTAAAGCACTCTGCTCACgtgaattattttaaagaaaaagtaaactgattttaaactatttaaaataataaattaaactttTAATAACGTTTAACTTTAagtttaatgaattaaaacatgaacaataaattgaattgaaaataaatgttttacaCGAGTACTTCTCTTTAGCGTTTACAAAGAACAAAGGACAAAATTTTCTGGAAGGATCCcctatatacagggtgtcatgtaacgcattttcacgctcctagatggtggtagggggggggggggtgattctgaacaactttttcctttgcgaaaaagtggtccgaagcttcctttttgaattattaagcaaaaacactgaccaatccgagcgcgtataacgcgcgggctcagggatggtagcgtcggctacgaaacggggcttgacgtaggtcgcgaacgaacggctcggcaccccgttagcatagcacaataaaaaaattaaactagttaaacattttttgttgttgttcaaaacgaatacggaatctaatctcttgtcgcctgtcattatgcaaagaaggaaattttaaacattctaaataacaaataaaaatgtttgaaatgaaataatgaatacaaattttaaaacaatttcagtgaaacttacccattcgttcgtaaattCCTATCTGGGTCAATCCTGGGTTATTGTGTCGGTCTTCATCACTtgacgaagaaacacgtgaGCAGAACAGCTGATTTCACGATCGGGTTAGTGAACTCGCCTCgtttattgcacttaggtatCGCACTCGCGCAGTCCCTTTCGGGGTCGATTTTTTCACTGAAACGACCACACAAAAGCGTTTATTGtacctaagtgcaataaacGAGGCGAGTTCACTAGCCCGATCGTGAAATCAGCTGTTCTGTACGCGTGTTTCTTCGTCAAGTGATGAAGAGCGACACAATAACCCAGGATTGACCCAGATAGGaatttacgaacgaatgggtaagtttcactgaaattgttttaaaatttgtattcattatttcatttcaaacatttttatttgttatttagaatgtttaaaatttccttctttgcataatgacaggcgacaagagattagattccgtattcgttttgaacaacaacaaaaaatgtttaactagtttaatttttttattgtgctatgctaacggggtgtcgagccgttcgttcgcgacctacgtcaagccccgcttcgtagccgacgctgccgtccctgagcccgcgcgttatacgcgctTGGATTGGTCaatgtttttgcttaataattcaaaaaggaagcttcggaccactttttcgcaaaggaaaaagttgttcagaatcaccccccctaccaccatctaggagcgtgaaaatgcgttacatgacaccctgtatagctGCTTATCgttaagaaaattattgttaGCATCGCTCGTTAATTTAGTCCTTCATAAACATTTTGATAACGATAAGGCGATTTTCTTCTACTAAGCGAGCTACTGATAAGGAATCCTTGATAACAATTTGATAACGTAATattgattttcttttacaattcAAATTTGACGCGCTTCAGCTTCTTCATTCAACTTTCTTTATGGCCTAGTTCACAATTTATTTCACTCTATGCAGCCTAGTTCACGATGCGTTACAAATCTATATTCTCTTAAACCGGGGAGGATCACAACAGCTCTCCCCTTACACAAAAAAGATGTTTTCTACAGAAACAGCTTTTGTTATATACAtgttacaataaattttacaaaatttgcgttttacattaaattttacatatttcttttacaaacaattaagCCATGCATCAAATTAcaagtatttaaaataaatttagtcTAACCGAATACAAGCTAACTTCAATTTGTTCGTatgaacaattttaaatttatttggtccaattttcaACTCCGCATTTTGATCATCAAATATCCTTGTTATCTTAAATGGTCCTATCCAATTATAATCAAATTTTGAAGTTCTAGGTTCTCTAATTAAGTATACAAATTTATACTTACTAAGTAACTAAGTAAATTTTCGCGGATTTACATTTTTGTCATAATCTAGTTTACTTCTTTGTTTAGCTCTTTCCAGATTTGCCGCTGCCAGTGCCTGAGATTTACAAATCCTTGAAAACAAGTCATCTAAGTAACCAATGAATGTTCGAGGAGGTTTCTGTCTAGCAAACTCAGAAGGAATTTTTGCCCTAACGCCAAACACCAATTCATGAGGCGTAAACCCGGTTGCCTCATGTACCGAAgtattatatgaaaaaattCCAAATCTGATCCAGTCATCCCAGTCATCTTTGCTGCAAAAGTGTTTAAGATAGTCTATAAAAACCCGATGAGCTCGTTCTAAAGATCCTAACGACTCTGGATGAAATGCAGAAGAagtaaatttttgtattttgaaaattttgcaaaaattacaCATTATCTTGCTCACGAAATTTGATCCCTGATCCGTATGTATTGCACGAGGGCAACCAAACCTACTTATAAATTGTTCTGCGAGGGCTAAGGCAACTGTAATTGAGTCTATATTAGGTAATGGAATGGCATCCGCGTACTTTGTTAAATTGTCTTGAATGGTAAGTAGATAACGATTCTGTTTTTTAGTTAACAGAAGTGGGCCGACTATATCCATTTGAACCTTTTCAAACGTTTGTTTGGGTGTATCCGTTATCCGCATTGGTTGTCTAGTTTTTGgacataaaattttatatctttGACAACTGGAGCAAGTGCGAGTGTAATCAATAGCCTCTTTAAGCATTCCTGGCCAAAAGTAATCTGACCTTAATCTTTTAAAAAGCTTTCGAGCACCTTGGTGTCCACCTATAACTGATTCATGATATTCCTTTATAATGAATGGTCTCTCCGATGGATTTGGTATTACAATTTCTCCAGTGCAAACGGTAATTATATATTCTGGATTATTCAGTTTCTGTTTTAATAAGCACTCAAGAAAATTTCAACTAATTGGTTCtatgtcattattactttcAGAAATGCTGatacttttaatattcaatGAGTCCATAAGGTGTTTTAAAGAAGTTAAACAAGACTCAAGATCAACTGAATTTACTTGTTCTGTTGAAGACGCCTTAATAAGAAGATGAAACACGCGAAACTTCTCATTAGGAAAAACTATTGTTTCTCCAACatttaaattatacttttcaatttgttCCATAGGAAGTTTACCTTGAGCCTGTAAATCGTTACTTGTTTGAGATGAAATACAATAATCCTCAGAGAAAAAGTGAATTATGTTATCCTTTCGCATATAAAGATGATCTTTAGTATAAAAGATAGTAGGAGAGAGCATATGATCAGAAGTTTGTTGTAATGCAGATGTGTTTGTTGCTAAAACTTTAACATTATTTGATTTAAATCTGTTTCAAAGTCACAGTTTTCATTAAGCCGATTTTTACTGTTTTCAGGCGTCCTCGAAGTTACAATTTCATTAACTCTTTTTCCTAAATACTCAGGTATTACAATTCTCTTCCCAGGCTCCTTAGCCCCCACTCCAATCGAACATCCGAAGGGCCTCGAGTTGGTGGCCAAAAGCGACGTGCAGAGCCCGAGTACCCACATTACATATTCCCTATCCGTAAAACGCAAAACGAATCTCGGAAACAGCCTGAGAACCCACATGGACGAACTCTCGAGCGGGGTGCTTTGATATCGCCTATCCGAATCTCTGTTTAGAGCAGCCGGATCCGAACCATGTAACGGAGTCATACTTCTCACATTAACATCATCACCACGACCATTAACGGTAACAAAATGGTTCCTTACTTCAATAGaattaatatctttttcaaACGTTTCTCCTTCATCTGCCGTGAGATATTCATCACTTTCAACTGAATCATCATCTGAGTTTTTAATCTccattattttatcctttccATGCATTAAGAAAACCGTggctattaatttttcattactttttgaaatttcatctaaATCCATAACCTCAATTCTTCCAGAGTCTACGGGCGACAAATCGTTCGCGCGCACGACACTCTCCCGCAGGCCCTCAGAAGAAGAAGCGATTAAACTGTCCATCCCCTTAGAATTTGATGATTGAGTGCTATTGAAGAAAAGAGAAGCTTGTTCCAGATTCGGAGGATTGCGAGATAACGCATCAGCATTTGAGTTTATTTTTCCAGGTTTGTAAATTATATCGTAATCGTAttcattcaatttaattcGCCATCTCATTATTCGGGTCGTTGGATCCTTTACATTGTGTAACCAAACCAATGGTCGATGATCAGTTATTATGGTGAACTTATGTCCATACAAGTATGGACGGAAATGCTCTACTGCAAAAATAATTCCGAATAACTCTTTTTCTATTGTAGAATAGTTTATCTCCGCACTGTTTAAAGTCCGTGAAGCATAAGCAATAGGAAGATCTTTTCCAATCGACCCCTGACTCAAAACAGCTCCTACTGCACAAGCTGAGGCATCCGAGGTTACAAGAAATGGTTGcttaaaatttggaaattgtaGTAATGACTCAGAACATATTATGTCACGCAATTTCTCAAAAGGAGGTTTGAGTAACATCATCCCAGACAAAAGgcacatcaatttttaaaaggtTAGTTAACGGTTTAGCAATTTTCGCCATTTGTGGAATAGAACGTCGGTAATATCCAACTAAACCCAAAAattgtttgatatttttcttgtaaagtaaaataaaagaaataagtttaattatacactattttatttaaatgaaccTTACACACtaatataatataaaggtaGAAAAGATTAAACGTttagaatataaaaagaaaactgCGTATGCACGCATCTTGCGCGGACTATCATATAAAGTGAATGCAGCAGCAAACCGCTGAGAACGAGACGCACATCGGCGTCCCCGTCATGGCGGGAAACGCAAACCTCTTCAGTCCCCCACTTTTGCGATTCCCAATCTCTCAGTACAATTTTCGTGGGCTATACATTTTAAATTCTTCGTCATTATGTCTGCTACATTCTCGTTTGAGCTAACATAAGATAATCTAATAGATTTCTTTTCTAGTTCCTCTCTTACTACATGGTATGCTATGTCTATATGTTTAGTTCGCGAATTCTCTACGCGGCTTTTTGAGAATTCTATCGCTGATTTATTGTCGCAATATACATTACTAATTCCTAAGAGAGaatcatataattttaattcgcTTAAGAACATCTTCAGCCATTTCGCTTCTTTTACCGCGGACGCTAAAGCGACATATTCTGCTTCCATAGTCGACATGGATATGCATTTTTGCTTGGAGGATATCCATTGTACAATGTTAGGCCCTATCATTACAACCATGCCCGTAAAGGAGTGGCGATCGTCCTGGTCGCCAGCCCAATCTGCGTCGCAAAATATTCTGATTTCAGGTTTTTCATTCGTGTTATAACGTATAACGTAATCAACAGTTTTGCTCAGATAACGCAAGACATGTTTAGCTTGAATCCAGTGTGTTTCGCTTGGACATGAATTGAATTGCGACAGCTTCGTTACGGCGAATAGGATGTCTGGTCTGCTACGCAATGCTATATACATTAATGACCCGATTAATTCTCGGTAGgctgtctttctcttttcatctAATTGATCTAAGGGCATAATCTTTGAGAGTTTTAACCCGGGTTCCAATGGTGTCGCAGCACCTCTACATTCTTGCATATTGTATTTATGTAATATGGATTCTATATAC from Osmia bicornis bicornis chromosome 10, iOsmBic2.1, whole genome shotgun sequence encodes:
- the LOC114881727 gene encoding mediator of RNA polymerase II transcription subunit 8 isoform X2 encodes the protein MSILLKRNVTSKIFKMQREEKQLDSALEAIIMKVNDLKTAIAAMIYKLEHEYETLNWPNFLDNFALISGHLTSLSKILGHDKAPNLRNLTVLPLRLSPEKDEDLLRLTENRISTFAHDLVPDYLRTKVEPQAEQKMMQLEAKAANLNYETSHKQVTQYTKVISHVWDIANKAREEWESESGSRAAQAQTSSTADTHALVAAVGVGKSLKSDSVPMVQSGVNSVSSGMMVGRPGNQQSSGQGTMGNSSMGQMSKAPSTIKTNIKAASQIHPYR
- the LOC114881727 gene encoding mediator of RNA polymerase II transcription subunit 8 isoform X1, with product MSILLKRNVTSKIFKMQREEKQLDSALEAIIMKVNDLKTAIAAMIYKLEHEYETLNWPNFLDNFALISGHLTSLSKILGHDKAPNLRNLTVLPLRLSPEKDEDLLRLTENRISTFAHDLVPDYLRTKVEPQAEQKMMQLEAKAANLNYETSHDCNKQVTQYTKVISHVWDIANKAREEWESESGSRAAQAQTSSTADTHALVAAVGVGKSLKSDSVPMVQSGVNSVSSGMMVGRPGNQQSSGQGTMGNSSMGQMSKAPSTIKTNIKAASQIHPYR
- the LOC114881727 gene encoding mediator of RNA polymerase II transcription subunit 8 isoform X3, whose product is MQREEKQLDSALEAIIMKVNDLKTAIAAMIYKLEHEYETLNWPNFLDNFALISGHLTSLSKILGHDKAPNLRNLTVLPLRLSPEKDEDLLRLTENRISTFAHDLVPDYLRTKVEPQAEQKMMQLEAKAANLNYETSHDCNKQVTQYTKVISHVWDIANKAREEWESESGSRAAQAQTSSTADTHALVAAVGVGKSLKSDSVPMVQSGVNSVSSGMMVGRPGNQQSSGQGTMGNSSMGQMSKAPSTIKTNIKAASQIHPYR